A single window of Watersipora subatra chromosome 9, tzWatSuba1.1, whole genome shotgun sequence DNA harbors:
- the LOC137405112 gene encoding M protein, serotype 6-like, protein MAAKDSSETDTHPQINEPNHGAEANESGIVSTQQETETEHIAASDKHTQLGESNHLTEATNNARADHVSSVRISQRNVNKAKVENFQAKTDAQSQYHELMLREIQSTAVNTNYDRLAQVKTELEKSIAEIHTEYTKLNDELSGAPKPIGLEVDRLTHDNRNLVDKVEELMSHLSAKLRNGNEPQKAYSLNSRSTRTSTSGTSTNSSSSSKLRRKAHEARAAEEAKRAELQMLAIQEELETELAELKLQQELQLAKKQQEIKRAKLQGEITAEQIKRQVLELASTEEEVEATSLLRLPTPKAPSVVLISSETQTDAQVHRATKASEPVRLKAT, encoded by the coding sequence ATGGCTGCAAAGGACAGCAGTGAAACAGACACACACCCACAGATAAATGAACCCAATCATGGTGCAGAAGCAAATGAAAGTGGAATTGTTAGTACTCAACAAGAAACTGAAACAGAACACATTGCAGCAAGTGACAAGCATACACAACTAGGTGAATCAAACCACCTCACAGAAGCAACTAATAATGCAAGAGCAGACCATGTAAGTAGTGTTAGAATCTCACAAAGGAATGTAAACaaagctaaggttgaaaatttTCAAGCTAAAACTGATGCACAAAGTCAATATCATGAACTAATGCTTCGTGAAATACAAAGCACTGCTGTAAACACAAACTACGATCGCTTGGCACAAGTAAAAACTGAACTTGAAAAGTCCATTGCTGAAATTCACACAGAATACACTAAATTGAACGACGAACTATCCGGAGCACCTAAACCTATTGGCCTTGAAGTTGATAGGCTCACACATGATAACAGAAATTTAGTAGACAAAGTAGAAGAGTTGATGAGCCATCTTAGTGCTAAACTCCGCAATGGAAATGAACCACAGAAGGCATATTCCTTAAATTCTCGGTCAACACGGACTAGCACCAGTGGAACATCCACCAACTCGAGCAGCTCATCAAAGCTACGTCGTAAAGCTCATGAAGCAAGAGCCGCAGAAGAAGCTAAAAGGGCTGAATTACAAATGTTAGCTATACAAGAAGAACTAGAAACAGAACTAGCCGAGCTCAAACTGCAACAAGAGCTACAACTCGCTAAAAAGCAACAAGAGATAAAACGGGCAAAACTTCAAGGCGAAATCACAGCCGAACAAATAAAACGACAAGTGTTAGAACTAGCATCAACAGAAGAAGAAGTTGAAGCAACGAGTTTGTTGAGATTACCAACACCAAAAGCACCTTCTGTGGTTTTAATTAGCTCAGAAACGCAAACAGACGCCCAAGTACATAGAGCAACAAAAGCAAGTGAACCTGTTAGGCTAAAGGCTACATGA